From one Flavobacteriales bacterium genomic stretch:
- the rpmD gene encoding 50S ribosomal protein L30 has translation MSKITITQTRSQIKCPERQKATLKALGLGRIGKSITHEGTKQVLGMVSKVQHLVNVKAA, from the coding sequence ATGAGCAAGATCACCATCACCCAGACCCGCAGCCAGATCAAATGCCCAGAGCGGCAGAAGGCCACTTTGAAGGCCCTCGGCCTGGGCCGCATCGGCAAGAGCATCACCCACGAAGGCACCAAGCAGGTGCTGGGCATGGTAAGCAAGGTGCAGCACCTGGTGAACGTGAAGGCCGCTTGA
- the rpsE gene encoding 30S ribosomal protein S5 — translation MSDTNLKKVKSSELELKDKLVALNRVTKVTKGGRTFTFAAIVVVGNENGVVGHGLGKAKEVQEAIAKGIDDAKKNLVKVPVLKGTIPHSQEGKFAGAQVFLKPAAHGTGVIAGGAMRAVLESVGVTDVLAKSKGSSNPHNVVKATIEALTSMRDAIQVSRQRGVKMERVFNG, via the coding sequence ATGTCCGATACGAACCTCAAGAAAGTAAAGAGCAGCGAGCTCGAGCTGAAGGATAAGCTCGTCGCCCTGAACCGTGTCACCAAGGTGACCAAGGGCGGCCGCACCTTCACCTTCGCCGCCATCGTGGTGGTGGGCAACGAGAACGGCGTGGTGGGCCACGGCCTCGGCAAAGCCAAGGAGGTGCAGGAGGCCATCGCCAAGGGCATCGACGACGCGAAGAAGAACCTGGTGAAGGTGCCGGTGCTCAAGGGCACGATCCCGCACTCGCAAGAGGGCAAGTTCGCTGGGGCGCAGGTGTTCCTGAAGCCTGCCGCGCACGGTACGGGCGTGATCGCGGGCGGTGCCATGCGCGCCGTGCTCGAGAGCGTGGGCGTCACAGACGTGCTGGCCAAGAGCAAGGGCAGCAGCAATCCGCACAACGTGGTGAAGGCCACCATCGAGGCCCTCACCAGCATGCGCGATGCGATCCAGGTTTCGCGCCAGCGCGGAGTGAAGATGGAACGCGTATTCAACGGATAA
- the rplF gene encoding 50S ribosomal protein L6 has product MSRIGKAPIELPKGVEVSISDKNLITVKGPKGTLEQAVDPAITVKKEGTVVNLVRPTDAKPHRAKHGLYRALIANMVKGVSEGYVIEQELVGVGYRAAAKGQQLQLSLGYSHGITLVLPPQIKVAAGQEKGKNPIIRLESADKQLIGQVAAKLRSLRKPEPYKGKGVRFVGEVVRRKAGKAAGK; this is encoded by the coding sequence ATGAGCCGAATTGGAAAAGCGCCGATCGAACTGCCCAAAGGGGTGGAGGTCAGCATCAGCGATAAGAACCTGATCACTGTGAAGGGTCCCAAGGGCACCTTGGAGCAGGCCGTTGACCCGGCGATCACCGTGAAGAAGGAAGGCACGGTGGTGAACCTCGTGCGCCCCACCGATGCCAAGCCGCACCGTGCCAAGCATGGCTTGTACCGCGCGCTTATCGCCAACATGGTGAAGGGCGTGAGCGAGGGCTATGTGATCGAGCAGGAATTGGTGGGCGTGGGCTATCGCGCCGCCGCCAAAGGCCAGCAGTTGCAGTTGTCCCTGGGCTACTCGCACGGCATCACCTTGGTGCTGCCCCCGCAGATCAAGGTGGCCGCTGGACAGGAGAAAGGAAAGAACCCCATCATCCGCCTCGAGAGCGCGGACAAGCAACTCATCGGCCAGGTGGCCGCCAAACTGCGCTCGCTGCGCAAGCCGGAGCCTTACAAGGGCAAGGGCGTGCGCTTCGTCGGCGAAGTGGTGCGTCGCAAGGCTGGAAAAGCGGCAGGCAAATAA
- a CDS encoding 50S ribosomal protein L18 yields the protein MAFSREARRQKIQQRVRKTVQGTNERPRLSIYRSNTGMYAQIIDDVAGRTLASASSLKDKKANGIPKIEQAKVVGQAIAEKAKAAGIDKVVFDRNGYLYHGRVKALAEAAREAGLNF from the coding sequence ATGGCATTCAGCAGGGAAGCACGCAGACAGAAGATCCAGCAACGGGTGCGCAAGACGGTGCAAGGCACCAATGAGCGCCCGCGCCTGTCGATCTACCGGAGCAACACGGGCATGTACGCCCAGATCATCGACGATGTCGCCGGCCGCACCTTGGCGAGCGCATCATCGCTCAAGGACAAGAAGGCCAACGGCATCCCGAAGATCGAGCAGGCCAAGGTCGTGGGCCAGGCCATCGCTGAGAAAGCGAAGGCCGCTGGCATCGACAAGGTGGTGTTCGACCGCAATGGCTACCTGTACCATGGCCGCGTGAAAGCGCTGGCCGAAGCCGCCCGCGAAGCAGGCCTCAACTTCTGA
- the secY gene encoding preprotein translocase subunit SecY gives MKNLIDTIKNIARIEELRTRILITLGLLLVYRIGSFIILPGVDSAAMANSSAGGGGIAEILAIFTGGAFTRASIFALGIMPYISASIIMQLAGIAIPAVQKKQKEESGRRQLNQWTRYLTIAICMAQAPGYLYTSIEQGAAPLDNLGWVWGSVVILTASTLFVMWLGERITERGLGNGISLIIMIGILAQLPQSFAQEVVGRMGPGGGGLVLLLVEVVLWVLIIAGCILLVQGTRRIPVQFAKRVVGNKQYGGVRNYIPLKVNAAGVMPIIFAQAIVLIPMYIAQAPFLSESVRAWMQTATNSQSWGYNIALFLMVVAFTYFYTAITVNPNQMADDMKRNGGFIPGVKPGKATASHIDELLSRITLPGAVFLGLVAILPAFAGMMGIKQGFAQFFGGTSLLIMVGVLLDTLQQIESHLLMRHYDGLMKSGRIKGRNQGAAYGMAG, from the coding sequence ATGAAGAACCTGATCGACACGATCAAGAATATCGCCCGCATCGAGGAGCTGCGCACGCGCATCCTCATCACCCTGGGCCTGCTGCTGGTGTATCGCATCGGCAGCTTCATCATCCTGCCCGGCGTTGATAGCGCGGCCATGGCCAACAGCAGCGCTGGCGGCGGTGGCATCGCGGAGATCCTCGCCATCTTCACCGGCGGGGCCTTCACCCGCGCCAGCATCTTCGCGCTGGGCATCATGCCCTACATCAGCGCGAGCATCATCATGCAGCTCGCGGGCATCGCCATCCCGGCAGTGCAGAAGAAGCAGAAGGAGGAGAGCGGTCGCCGGCAGCTGAACCAGTGGACGCGCTACCTCACCATCGCCATCTGCATGGCGCAGGCGCCCGGCTACCTCTACACCAGCATCGAGCAAGGAGCCGCTCCGCTCGATAACCTGGGCTGGGTGTGGGGCAGCGTGGTGATCCTCACGGCCAGCACGCTCTTCGTGATGTGGCTCGGCGAGCGCATCACGGAGCGCGGCCTCGGCAACGGGATCTCCTTGATCATCATGATCGGCATCCTCGCGCAATTGCCGCAGAGCTTCGCGCAGGAGGTGGTGGGCCGCATGGGCCCCGGCGGAGGCGGCCTGGTGCTGCTGCTCGTCGAAGTGGTGCTCTGGGTGCTCATCATCGCCGGCTGCATCCTGTTGGTGCAGGGCACGCGCCGGATCCCGGTGCAGTTCGCCAAGCGCGTGGTGGGCAACAAGCAGTATGGCGGCGTGCGCAACTACATCCCCTTGAAGGTGAATGCCGCTGGTGTGATGCCGATCATCTTCGCCCAGGCCATCGTGCTGATTCCCATGTACATCGCGCAGGCGCCTTTCCTGAGCGAGAGCGTGCGCGCTTGGATGCAGACCGCCACCAACAGCCAGAGCTGGGGCTATAACATCGCCCTCTTCCTCATGGTGGTCGCCTTCACCTACTTCTACACCGCCATCACGGTGAACCCGAACCAGATGGCCGACGACATGAAGCGCAACGGCGGCTTCATCCCTGGCGTGAAGCCCGGCAAGGCCACGGCCTCGCACATCGATGAACTGCTTAGCCGCATCACCTTGCCCGGGGCCGTGTTCCTCGGCTTGGTGGCCATCCTCCCGGCCTTCGCGGGCATGATGGGCATCAAACAGGGATTCGCGCAGTTCTTCGGCGGAACCTCATTGCTGATCATGGTGGGCGTGCTCTTGGACACGCTGCAGCAGATCGAAAGTCATCTCTTGATGCGCCATTACGACGGATTGATGAAGAGCGGGCGGATCAAGGGCAGGAATCAAGGAGCGGCCTATGGCATGGCTGGGTGA
- the rpsH gene encoding 30S ribosomal protein S8, producing MTTDPIADYLTRLRNAIMARKKVVVVPASNLKKDITRILYDKGYILSWKAEDDGKQGLIKIALKYDQQTRQSAIRELSRVSTPGLRKYAHVEQLPRVLNGLGVAIISTSKGVVTDKEARALNVGGEVLCYVS from the coding sequence ATGACCACCGATCCCATCGCCGATTACCTCACCCGCCTGCGCAACGCCATCATGGCGCGCAAGAAGGTCGTGGTGGTGCCCGCGAGCAACCTCAAGAAGGATATCACGCGCATCCTCTACGACAAGGGCTACATCCTTTCCTGGAAGGCTGAGGACGACGGAAAGCAGGGCCTGATCAAGATCGCCCTGAAGTACGATCAGCAGACCCGCCAGAGCGCCATCCGCGAGCTCAGCCGCGTGAGCACGCCCGGCCTGCGCAAGTACGCCCATGTGGAGCAGCTGCCCCGCGTGCTCAACGGCCTCGGCGTGGCCATCATCTCAACCAGCAAGGGCGTGGTCACCGACAAGGAGGCGCGCGCGCTGAACGTGGGCGGCGAAGTGCTCTGCTACGTGAGCTAA
- the rpsN gene encoding 30S ribosomal protein S14 produces the protein MAKESMKARERKRARMVEKYAAKRAALKKAGEWEKLQQLPVNGSKVRMHNRCQITGRPRGYIRLFGISRNLFRNMALEGKIPGVTKTSW, from the coding sequence ATGGCCAAGGAAAGCATGAAAGCCCGCGAGCGCAAGCGCGCACGCATGGTGGAGAAATATGCCGCCAAGCGCGCTGCCCTGAAGAAGGCTGGCGAGTGGGAGAAGCTCCAGCAGCTCCCCGTGAATGGCAGCAAGGTGCGCATGCACAACCGCTGCCAGATCACTGGACGCCCGCGCGGCTACATCCGGCTCTTCGGCATTTCACGCAACCTGTTCCGGAACATGGCCCTGGAGGGCAAGATCCCCGGCGTGACCAAGACGAGCTGGTAA
- the rplO gene encoding 50S ribosomal protein L15: MDLSRLQPAEGSTKRNKRLGRGQGSGRGGTSGKGHKGQKAISGYNRKRGFEGGQMPLARRLPKFGFTNPTRVEYKGINLDALQALATDKNLTVLDPAVLRANGLIAKNDLLKVLGRGEVTGALNITAHAFSASAKAAIEAKGGKAEVIVTIAPKTEA, from the coding sequence ATGGACCTGAGCAGACTACAGCCCGCAGAGGGAAGCACCAAGAGGAACAAGCGCCTGGGCCGCGGCCAAGGCAGCGGACGCGGCGGCACTTCCGGCAAGGGCCACAAGGGCCAGAAGGCCATCAGCGGCTACAACCGCAAGCGCGGCTTCGAAGGCGGCCAGATGCCTTTGGCGCGGCGACTTCCGAAGTTCGGCTTCACCAACCCCACCCGCGTGGAGTACAAGGGCATCAACCTCGATGCCCTGCAGGCGCTGGCCACGGATAAGAACCTCACCGTCCTCGACCCCGCCGTGCTGCGCGCCAACGGGTTGATCGCCAAGAACGATTTGCTGAAAGTGCTCGGCCGCGGCGAAGTAACGGGAGCGCTCAATATCACCGCCCACGCCTTCAGCGCTTCCGCCAAAGCGGCCATCGAGGCCAAAGGCGGCAAGGCCGAAGTGATCGTCACCATCGCCCCCAAGACTGAGGCATGA